A single region of the Dyella humicola genome encodes:
- a CDS encoding DUF2058 domain-containing protein, translating to MRNPLQDQLLKAGLVKKGKVAQVVREQTKQRQGKAPAPASTEQVDAQRLQAERAERDRALAAEHNAQIRANELRAQIRQIVEAHKIKRDGELTYRFTVEDKIQSVLVNEAQRTQLAKGTLVIARHDQGFELLPRAAAEKIYARDATAIVLDHGVTTASNAADTDDEYYKQFQVPDDLTW from the coding sequence ATGCGCAATCCCCTGCAAGACCAACTGCTCAAGGCCGGCCTGGTAAAGAAAGGCAAGGTGGCCCAGGTCGTGCGCGAACAGACCAAACAGCGTCAGGGCAAGGCGCCGGCGCCGGCCAGCACTGAACAGGTGGATGCACAGCGCCTGCAGGCGGAACGTGCAGAACGCGATCGCGCCCTGGCCGCGGAACACAACGCGCAGATTCGTGCCAATGAGCTGCGCGCCCAGATTCGCCAGATCGTGGAGGCGCACAAGATCAAGCGCGACGGTGAGCTCACGTATCGCTTCACGGTCGAAGACAAGATCCAGAGTGTGCTGGTCAACGAAGCGCAACGCACGCAGCTGGCCAAGGGCACGCTGGTGATCGCCCGTCATGATCAGGGCTTTGAGTTGCTGCCTCGCGCTGCCGCCGAAAAGATCTACGCGCGCGACGCGACCGCCATCGTGCTCGATCATGGCGTGACCACCGCCAGCAACGCGGCGGACACAGACGACGAGTACTACAAGCAGTTCCAGGTGCCAGACGACCTGACCTGGTAG
- a CDS encoding glutathione S-transferase family protein, with protein sequence MTLKLYAHPFSSYCQKVLVALYENNTPFEWRLLEHDNPQLLGEFAALWPLKRFPVLVDGGRTIPEASIIVEYLGLHYPGPVPLLPQDPRAALEVRAMDRFFDNYISTPQQRVVGDALRPEAERDARGVRDAREMLDTAYAWLDQVMTEREWAAGDHFSLADCGAAPFLFYADWTHRIDTAFTHVLAYRRRLLARPSFARAVDEARIYRPLFPLGAPDRD encoded by the coding sequence ATGACGTTGAAGCTCTACGCCCACCCGTTTTCCTCGTACTGCCAGAAGGTCCTGGTCGCGCTGTACGAAAACAACACGCCGTTCGAATGGCGCCTGCTGGAACACGACAATCCGCAACTGCTGGGAGAATTCGCGGCGCTATGGCCGCTGAAGCGCTTTCCCGTGCTGGTGGATGGCGGGCGCACCATTCCGGAGGCGAGCATCATCGTCGAGTACCTGGGCTTGCACTATCCGGGGCCGGTGCCCTTGCTGCCCCAGGATCCACGCGCGGCGCTAGAGGTGCGCGCGATGGACCGCTTCTTCGACAACTACATCTCGACGCCGCAACAGCGGGTGGTGGGAGACGCCTTGCGACCTGAGGCCGAACGCGATGCACGCGGCGTCAGGGATGCGCGCGAGATGCTCGACACCGCCTACGCCTGGCTGGACCAGGTCATGACCGAACGCGAGTGGGCCGCCGGGGATCACTTCAGCCTTGCCGATTGCGGTGCCGCACCGTTCCTGTTCTATGCCGACTGGACGCATCGCATCGACACCGCGTTCACCCATGTGCTCGCTTACCGACGCCGGCTGCTGGCACGGCCATCGTTTGCACGCGCCGTCGACGAGGCGCGCATCTACCGTCCGCTTTTCCCACTTGGCGCGCCCGATCGCGATTAA
- a CDS encoding RBBP9/YdeN family alpha/beta hydrolase — protein sequence MQNLSNPTILCVPGLRDHVAEHWQTLLEAKLPGTRSVPPLQHDKLSLAARVAALDETLADIDGPVILVAHSAGVLITVHWAQRHHRPIHGAVLATPADLESPMPAGYPNMDALSDNGWLPVPRRRLPFPSVLAASSTDPLCSARCAAGLADAWGSRLVELGDVGHLNPAAGYGPWPLAETLIDSLR from the coding sequence ATGCAAAACCTCTCGAACCCGACGATCCTGTGCGTGCCCGGGCTGCGTGACCACGTCGCCGAGCACTGGCAGACCCTGCTCGAAGCGAAGCTTCCCGGTACCCGCTCGGTACCGCCGCTGCAACACGACAAGCTCAGTCTCGCAGCGCGCGTGGCGGCACTCGACGAGACACTCGCCGACATCGACGGTCCGGTGATTCTCGTCGCGCACAGTGCCGGCGTGCTGATCACGGTGCATTGGGCACAGCGGCATCACCGCCCCATTCATGGCGCAGTGCTCGCCACGCCGGCCGACCTGGAATCACCCATGCCGGCCGGTTACCCGAACATGGATGCACTGAGCGACAACGGGTGGCTGCCCGTTCCGCGCAGGCGCCTGCCGTTTCCCAGCGTGCTTGCCGCCAGCAGCACCGATCCGCTGTGCAGCGCCCGCTGCGCAGCCGGACTTGCCGATGCCTGGGGCAGCCGCCTCGTCGAGCTCGGCGATGTCGGTCACCTCAACCCTGCCGCGGGTTATGGACCGTGGCCGCTGGCGGAGACGCTCATCGATTCGCTGCGATGA
- a CDS encoding nuclear transport factor 2 family protein, translated as MPMRSPGFLFTSLLALSPPLSAQADVAPQPLRDELLQMTQALVDAIPTGDKAVWERALTDDAVIVDEFGRVAHKADTVASLHPFPAGLSGSIELRDAHVQQFGDTAILQTEEYERESVFGQNFIVRYQSLLTFVKQSGTWKLAGYEDVTLPTSPPKLAVAHLALDDYSGSYRYAPDRAWTVSHAHGVLSYVTKPGGPANVLEPIAKDVFMGSDDERNLLIFRRDAHGRVNALIERRKFNDLRLTRDT; from the coding sequence ATGCCTATGCGATCGCCCGGGTTTCTGTTCACCTCTTTGCTTGCGTTGAGTCCGCCGCTGTCTGCACAAGCCGACGTAGCGCCCCAGCCATTGCGTGATGAACTGCTGCAGATGACGCAAGCACTGGTCGACGCGATTCCGACCGGCGACAAGGCGGTTTGGGAGCGGGCGCTTACCGACGATGCCGTTATCGTCGACGAGTTTGGCCGTGTGGCGCACAAGGCCGATACGGTGGCGTCGCTGCATCCGTTTCCGGCGGGCCTATCGGGCAGCATCGAACTACGCGATGCCCACGTACAGCAATTCGGCGACACGGCAATCCTGCAAACGGAGGAGTACGAGCGCGAAAGCGTATTCGGGCAGAACTTCATCGTTCGCTATCAGTCGTTGCTCACCTTCGTGAAGCAGTCGGGTACCTGGAAGCTTGCCGGTTACGAGGATGTGACGCTGCCCACCTCGCCGCCCAAGCTGGCCGTCGCCCATCTTGCGCTCGACGACTACAGCGGCTCCTACCGCTACGCGCCCGACCGGGCCTGGACAGTCAGCCATGCGCACGGCGTACTCAGTTACGTCACCAAGCCCGGCGGACCGGCGAACGTGCTTGAGCCGATCGCCAAGGACGTGTTCATGGGCAGCGACGACGAACGCAACCTGCTGATTTTCCGCCGTGACGCGCACGGCAGGGTCAACGCGCTGATCGAACGTCGAAAGTTCAACGACCTGCGCTTGACTCGGGATACTTAG
- a CDS encoding DsbA family oxidoreductase, which translates to MNCPAEVDAQKTRRRLAVEFYFDLVCPWCLIGKRQLEQAIDLLALGHPDVEVVVHWRSLPLLPDLPLEGVPFQAFYLKRLGSARAVEARRRQVRDVGLATGVRFDFEHIVLMPNTIAAHRLIEHAGQSGGHALQAQLIDRLFDAFFCRSEDIGDLQVLVDIGEAFGLERTSMLALLAAPVHETALPRWLDDARQQGIAGVPGFVLEDRVPRMGAHAPEKLAMAMLKSLFACSARGPHLGNGELQAP; encoded by the coding sequence ATGAACTGCCCGGCGGAAGTTGATGCGCAAAAGACACGGCGGCGCCTCGCAGTCGAGTTCTACTTCGATCTCGTCTGTCCCTGGTGCCTGATTGGAAAGCGGCAGCTGGAGCAGGCCATCGACCTGCTGGCGCTTGGCCACCCGGATGTTGAAGTCGTCGTGCATTGGAGGTCGCTGCCACTGCTGCCGGATCTGCCGCTCGAAGGCGTCCCGTTCCAGGCCTTCTACTTGAAGCGCCTGGGTTCGGCGCGCGCGGTCGAAGCGCGACGTCGACAGGTTCGCGACGTCGGGCTAGCCACGGGCGTGCGCTTCGATTTTGAGCACATCGTGCTCATGCCCAATACGATCGCTGCGCACCGCCTGATTGAACACGCCGGACAGTCGGGTGGTCATGCGCTCCAGGCTCAGCTTATCGATCGTCTGTTCGACGCGTTCTTCTGTCGCAGCGAGGATATCGGTGACCTGCAGGTGCTCGTCGACATCGGTGAAGCGTTCGGTCTTGAGCGCACGAGCATGCTCGCTCTGCTGGCTGCGCCCGTGCACGAGACAGCCTTGCCGCGATGGCTCGACGACGCCCGGCAGCAGGGCATTGCGGGCGTGCCGGGCTTCGTACTGGAAGATCGCGTGCCCCGTATGGGCGCGCATGCTCCGGAAAAGCTTGCAATGGCCATGCTGAAATCGCTGTTCGCCTGTAGCGCGCGCGGCCCGCATTTGGGCAATGGCGAGCTCCAGGCACCATGA
- a CDS encoding MFS transporter yields the protein MHYAEASPHTFATSTAAPRFYAWLVFALTFGLLLSDYMSRQVLNAVFPLLKAEWGLSDTQLGSLSGIVALLVGLLTFPLSVLADRWGRVRSIILMATLWSLATLACSLATGFGQMFAARFFVGLGEAAYGSVGIALIISVFPAHLRSTLTGAFMAGGAFGSVAGMALGGILATHLGWRWAFAAMAAFGGALVLLYAVTVNERRLRERGDEGSRPSTSRPGFGLSLRSLFSGLFSSASVICAYIGSGLQLFIMAAVMAWMPSFLNRYYGLTPDKAGVTAAAFVLIAALGMVMCGVVTDRLCRRLPSRKMALAIAFCLITAIMLGIAFQLPPGPGQLSMIGLGMFLAAGTAGPAGAMVANLTPTPIHASAFATLTLANNLLGLAPGPVLTGLLADHVGLLGAFKWIPLMAVFAATAFWMGRRHYANDLARIQASASAAH from the coding sequence ATGCACTACGCCGAAGCTTCACCGCATACGTTTGCCACGTCCACCGCTGCGCCGCGCTTTTACGCGTGGCTGGTGTTCGCCCTCACGTTCGGGCTGCTGCTGTCGGACTACATGTCGCGCCAGGTGCTCAATGCGGTCTTTCCGCTGCTCAAGGCCGAATGGGGCCTGTCCGATACGCAGCTGGGCTCGCTCTCCGGCATCGTCGCGCTGCTGGTAGGCCTGCTGACCTTCCCGCTCTCGGTGCTGGCCGACCGCTGGGGACGCGTACGCAGCATCATCCTGATGGCTACGCTGTGGAGCCTCGCCACGCTTGCCTGCAGCCTGGCAACGGGCTTCGGGCAGATGTTCGCTGCACGATTTTTTGTTGGCCTGGGTGAGGCCGCCTATGGCAGCGTCGGCATTGCGCTGATCATCAGCGTGTTCCCTGCGCACTTGCGCTCCACGCTCACCGGCGCCTTCATGGCGGGCGGAGCATTCGGCTCGGTAGCCGGCATGGCGCTGGGCGGCATTCTTGCCACGCATCTCGGCTGGCGCTGGGCGTTCGCCGCGATGGCGGCCTTCGGCGGCGCACTGGTGCTGCTCTATGCGGTGACGGTGAACGAGCGCAGGCTGCGCGAGCGTGGCGACGAAGGCTCACGCCCGAGCACCTCCCGGCCAGGCTTTGGCCTGTCGCTGCGCAGCCTTTTCAGCGGCCTGTTTTCCAGCGCATCGGTGATTTGCGCCTACATCGGCAGTGGCTTGCAGCTGTTCATCATGGCCGCGGTGATGGCCTGGATGCCTAGTTTCCTCAACCGTTACTACGGGTTAACTCCCGACAAGGCCGGCGTTACCGCCGCCGCCTTCGTGCTGATTGCCGCGTTGGGCATGGTGATGTGCGGTGTCGTCACGGATCGCCTGTGCCGCCGCTTGCCATCGCGCAAGATGGCGCTTGCCATCGCGTTCTGCTTGATCACGGCGATCATGCTCGGCATCGCGTTCCAGTTGCCGCCGGGACCCGGCCAGCTGAGCATGATCGGCCTGGGCATGTTCCTCGCCGCCGGCACGGCCGGTCCGGCTGGCGCCATGGTCGCCAATCTCACACCGACGCCGATTCACGCCTCCGCCTTCGCCACGCTCACCCTCGCGAACAATCTGCTGGGGCTCGCGCCCGGCCCCGTGCTTACCGGCCTGCTGGCCGACCACGTGGGCCTGCTCGGCGCCTTCAAGTGGATTCCGCTGATGGCGGTGTTCGCGGCGACCGCGTTCTGGATGGGTCGCCGACATTACGCCAACGATCTCGCACGCATCCAGGCCTCGGCATCCGCGGCGCACTGA
- a CDS encoding 3-(methylthio)propionyl-CoA ligase, producing MKGLMMEQPLLVASLLMHAERHHADQEVVSRRVEGDIHRYRFADLAARSRRMANALEGLGIRPGDSVGTLAWNGYRHMELYFAVSGSGAVLHTINPRLHIDQLAYIVEHADDQVVFFDLGFLSIIEALAARMTKPRLFVAMCDASHMPASIHSEVSMLCYEALIDAHADDYVWPPLDENTASSLCYTSGTTGNPKGVLYSHRSTVLHTYAAALPDALNCSARDTILPVVPMFHVNAWGLPYIACMVGAKLVFPGPALDGKSLYELIEAEQVTVSAGVPTVWQGLLSHASEHGRTFSSMRRTVIGGAPCPTAMTVQFQETHQVDVLHAWGMTELSPVGTVCSLKHHQVSMSANARHAIQAKQGRAVFGIDMKIVDAEGGELPWDGEAVGNLLVRGPWVSRSYYRDETTAALEGGWFATGDVAKIDRDGFMQITDRSKDVIKSGGEWISSIDIENVACLHPEVASAACIGTRHPKWDERPLLLIVRRAGSDLGKDELLTFFDGKLAKWWKPDDIVFVDGFPLGATGKVLKNKLREQFQCHYAPGSAHTPQQG from the coding sequence ATGAAAGGCTTGATGATGGAGCAACCTCTCCTGGTTGCCTCTCTTCTGATGCACGCCGAACGGCATCATGCTGATCAGGAAGTGGTGTCCCGGCGGGTCGAGGGCGACATCCATCGCTATCGATTTGCCGACCTTGCCGCGCGCTCGCGCCGCATGGCCAATGCGCTCGAGGGCCTGGGCATCAGGCCAGGCGACAGCGTGGGTACGCTTGCATGGAATGGTTATCGACACATGGAGTTGTATTTCGCGGTGTCGGGATCCGGTGCCGTGCTGCATACCATCAATCCCCGCCTGCACATCGATCAGCTCGCCTATATCGTCGAGCATGCCGACGATCAAGTCGTATTCTTTGATCTCGGCTTCCTTTCGATCATCGAGGCCTTGGCCGCCCGGATGACCAAGCCAAGGCTCTTCGTGGCGATGTGCGATGCGAGCCATATGCCGGCCTCGATTCATTCGGAGGTCTCGATGCTCTGCTACGAGGCCCTCATCGACGCCCACGCCGATGACTACGTCTGGCCGCCACTGGACGAGAACACCGCATCATCCCTTTGCTACACCTCCGGCACGACGGGCAACCCCAAAGGCGTGCTGTACAGCCATCGCTCCACCGTGCTGCACACCTACGCGGCGGCGCTGCCGGATGCACTGAACTGCTCGGCGCGCGACACCATTCTTCCCGTCGTCCCGATGTTTCACGTCAACGCATGGGGACTGCCTTACATCGCCTGCATGGTGGGCGCGAAGCTCGTGTTCCCGGGACCTGCGCTCGATGGCAAATCGCTCTACGAGCTCATTGAGGCGGAACAGGTCACGGTGTCGGCCGGCGTACCCACCGTCTGGCAGGGCCTGCTGTCGCACGCATCCGAACATGGCAGGACCTTCTCGTCGATGCGCCGAACGGTGATCGGTGGCGCACCCTGTCCTACTGCGATGACCGTGCAATTTCAGGAGACCCATCAGGTCGACGTGTTGCATGCCTGGGGCATGACGGAGCTGAGTCCCGTAGGCACCGTCTGCAGCCTCAAACACCATCAGGTTTCCATGTCGGCGAATGCGCGCCACGCCATCCAGGCCAAGCAAGGCAGGGCCGTCTTCGGCATCGACATGAAAATCGTCGACGCCGAGGGTGGGGAACTGCCTTGGGACGGCGAGGCGGTAGGCAATCTCCTCGTGCGTGGCCCGTGGGTGTCACGCAGCTACTATCGGGACGAAACCACCGCAGCACTGGAGGGCGGCTGGTTTGCCACCGGTGACGTGGCCAAGATCGACCGCGACGGATTCATGCAGATCACGGACCGGAGCAAGGACGTCATCAAGTCCGGCGGCGAGTGGATCAGCTCGATCGACATCGAGAACGTCGCCTGCCTGCATCCAGAAGTGGCAAGCGCGGCGTGCATTGGAACGCGACACCCCAAGTGGGACGAGCGTCCGCTGCTGTTGATTGTCAGAAGAGCGGGAAGTGACTTGGGCAAGGACGAACTCCTCACTTTCTTCGATGGCAAGCTGGCGAAGTGGTGGAAGCCGGACGACATTGTCTTTGTCGACGGCTTCCCCCTTGGCGCGACGGGCAAAGTACTGAAGAACAAACTGAGGGAGCAGTTTCAATGTCACTACGCTCCTGGTTCGGCGCACACGCCACAGCAAGGTTGA
- a CDS encoding 3-keto-5-aminohexanoate cleavage protein, with translation MNFLDGSLFPENQDKLVITAAPYGPEWIPSDFPEDIPVTMAEQVQKAVDCYNAGASVLHLHVRELDGKGSKRLSMFNELIAGVRKAVPDMVIQVGGSISFAPESDGAAAQWLQDDTRHMLAELDPKPDQVTVTVNTTQMNVVEQMEMADLAGTSLAEPHNYQAYREMIVPSGPGFIEEHVKRLTAAGIQSAFQFYNINSYETVERLIRRGVYKGPLVCNWVAIGGGMDQPTIYSLANFVRAIPDGTMLTVESSMRNVLPINMMGIAMGLHVRCGIEDNLWNQSRTGKMTTVQQIEQLVRMSREFGREIADGKEAREILKIGVFYDTIEETLAANGFSPNRKPAMRGLSDLAA, from the coding sequence ATGAACTTCCTCGACGGTTCGCTGTTTCCCGAAAACCAGGACAAGCTGGTCATCACCGCAGCGCCTTATGGTCCCGAGTGGATCCCTTCGGATTTTCCGGAAGACATTCCCGTCACCATGGCCGAGCAGGTGCAGAAGGCGGTCGACTGCTACAACGCCGGCGCCTCCGTATTGCACCTGCATGTGCGCGAACTGGACGGCAAGGGCTCCAAGCGCCTGTCCATGTTCAATGAACTGATTGCCGGCGTGCGCAAGGCGGTGCCGGACATGGTTATCCAGGTCGGCGGCTCGATCTCCTTCGCGCCCGAGTCCGACGGCGCCGCCGCCCAGTGGCTGCAGGACGACACCCGCCACATGCTGGCCGAACTCGACCCCAAGCCGGATCAGGTGACGGTCACCGTCAACACGACCCAGATGAACGTGGTCGAGCAGATGGAAATGGCGGACCTCGCCGGCACGTCCCTGGCCGAGCCGCACAACTACCAGGCCTATCGCGAGATGATCGTACCCTCCGGCCCCGGCTTCATCGAGGAACACGTCAAGCGCCTCACCGCCGCCGGCATCCAGAGCGCGTTCCAGTTCTACAACATCAACAGCTACGAGACGGTGGAGCGCCTGATCCGCCGCGGCGTCTACAAGGGCCCGCTGGTGTGCAACTGGGTGGCGATTGGCGGCGGCATGGACCAGCCCACCATCTACAGCCTGGCCAACTTCGTGCGCGCCATCCCTGACGGCACCATGCTGACGGTGGAAAGCAGCATGCGCAACGTGCTGCCAATCAACATGATGGGCATCGCGATGGGCCTGCACGTGCGCTGCGGCATCGAGGACAACCTGTGGAACCAGTCGCGCACCGGCAAGATGACGACGGTGCAACAGATCGAACAGCTGGTGCGCATGTCGCGCGAATTCGGTCGCGAGATCGCCGACGGCAAGGAGGCGCGCGAGATCCTGAAGATCGGCGTGTTCTACGACACCATCGAGGAGACGCTGGCCGCCAACGGCTTTTCGCCGAATCGCAAGCCAGCCATGCGTGGTCTGAGCGACCTCGCGGCCTGA
- a CDS encoding YkgJ family cysteine cluster protein gives MNIPLDPYAESVDPSVSCNDCEAVCCRLTVVLMPDDHVPEWLIDRDAHGMETLAKGEDGWCAAVDPNTSRCTIYEQRPAICRKFTMGSPGCRDEREQWFGVKTFPTPAVLIGY, from the coding sequence GTGAATATCCCCCTCGATCCGTACGCCGAGAGCGTCGACCCGTCCGTCAGCTGTAACGACTGCGAGGCGGTTTGTTGCCGACTCACCGTGGTCCTGATGCCCGATGACCATGTGCCGGAGTGGCTGATTGATCGCGACGCCCACGGCATGGAAACGCTGGCCAAGGGCGAGGACGGTTGGTGTGCGGCGGTGGATCCCAACACCTCACGCTGCACCATCTATGAGCAGCGCCCCGCCATTTGCCGCAAATTCACCATGGGCAGCCCGGGGTGCCGCGACGAGCGCGAGCAGTGGTTTGGCGTCAAGACGTTTCCCACGCCTGCCGTGCTGATTGGCTACTGA
- a CDS encoding DUF1456 family protein, whose protein sequence is MINNDVLRSIRYMLDLSDIKVVEITKLADADFPIEKTDVQAFLKKDDEEGYVECSNRVLAHFLDGLVFHYRGKDESQPQRPIEKRVTNNVVLKKLRVAFQLKDVDMHQAFEDAGFPISKPELTALFRQPDHKNFRLCGDQALRNFLKGLTLRVRANG, encoded by the coding sequence ATGATCAACAACGACGTACTACGCAGCATCCGCTACATGCTCGATCTGAGCGACATCAAGGTGGTCGAGATCACCAAGCTCGCCGATGCCGATTTTCCGATCGAGAAGACGGATGTGCAGGCCTTTCTCAAGAAGGACGACGAGGAAGGCTACGTCGAGTGCAGCAACCGCGTGCTCGCGCATTTTCTCGATGGACTGGTATTCCACTACCGCGGCAAGGACGAGAGCCAGCCGCAGCGACCGATTGAAAAGCGTGTCACCAATAATGTGGTGCTGAAAAAACTCCGTGTCGCGTTCCAGCTCAAGGACGTGGACATGCATCAGGCGTTCGAGGACGCCGGCTTCCCGATTTCCAAGCCGGAACTGACCGCCCTGTTCCGCCAGCCCGATCACAAGAATTTCCGTCTCTGCGGCGACCAGGCCCTGCGCAACTTCCTCAAGGGATTGACCCTGCGCGTACGGGCCAACGGCTGA
- a CDS encoding DUF899 family protein, translating to MAQIPTLVPAAELAKRNGMTFPNESADYRRARQALLVEEIELRRHIERVAEQRRALPPGGEVTGDYRFQSERGPVDFDGLFGDKQTLVIYSYMFGPQRERPCPMCTSLLSAWDGEARDMEQRIALAVVARSPIERLVAFKNERGWRHLKLYADIDGGFSRDYHGIDKDGGDDAAINVFTRRDGVIRHSWAGEMGFESADPGQDPRGAPDLMPLWTVLDMTPEGRDSHWYPKLDYPD from the coding sequence ATGGCACAGATCCCTACGCTCGTTCCGGCCGCCGAACTCGCCAAGCGCAACGGCATGACGTTTCCGAACGAAAGCGCCGACTACCGCCGGGCGCGCCAGGCCCTGCTGGTCGAGGAAATCGAACTGCGCCGGCATATCGAACGCGTGGCGGAGCAACGCCGCGCCCTGCCTCCGGGTGGCGAGGTGACCGGTGACTACCGTTTCCAGAGCGAACGCGGGCCGGTGGACTTCGATGGTCTCTTCGGCGACAAGCAGACGCTGGTGATCTACAGCTACATGTTCGGTCCGCAGCGTGAGCGCCCCTGCCCCATGTGCACCTCGCTGCTCAGTGCATGGGATGGTGAGGCACGCGACATGGAGCAACGCATTGCGCTTGCGGTGGTGGCGCGGTCGCCGATCGAGCGTCTCGTGGCTTTCAAGAATGAGCGTGGCTGGCGCCACCTGAAGCTGTATGCCGATATCGACGGTGGCTTCAGCCGCGACTACCACGGCATCGACAAGGACGGTGGCGACGATGCGGCGATCAACGTGTTCACTCGCCGCGACGGCGTCATCCGCCACTCGTGGGCCGGCGAAATGGGTTTCGAAAGCGCGGATCCCGGCCAGGATCCGCGTGGTGCACCCGATCTCATGCCACTCTGGACGGTCCTGGACATGACCCCCGAAGGCCGCGACAGTCACTGGTACCCGAAGCTCGACTATCCCGACTAA
- a CDS encoding DUF1302 domain-containing protein, protein MKNVNGANRRRSGTAIRLMALAVAAALGFTGVAQAVEIDTGNPDISIRWDNTVRYNLGHRAHDQNASILASPNYDDGDRNFGNNSIVTNRIDVLSEFDFIYKKNYGFRLSADGWYDQAYQSLDNTHVASSNHIVNGAPALGLPNYTNRYFHGPSGQMLDAFAFGNFDVDGINVNTKAGRYTVFWGEALLNPINSLSYGQASLDIGKLLTVPGVTAKELFRPRPQVSAQVQATPTLSIEGQYYLGWEQVFYPESGSYMAPNDAVLQGGQSLYINAAQRVLRGNDITPSDHGDWGLAMRWSPEAIDSTLGLYYRETSDIQPQVIVAPAVAPNVPSAACKVLGFKPITPTVCYIDPSMAGISQILKGNIGQYMASYASGIDIYGASFAKQILGVSVSAEVNYRRNMPLVSVPIQLLPAALAKKVPGAITTLPEQGETAGARGDTWHAVTDFAGIVPKTPLFDTANYVVEFTYNRWDKVTQNPAAFLGAATYTGIDKPTKDFIGTQVNFTPTWFQVYPGVDLLLPLTYSMGLVGNSAVTFGGNKGNGNFSIGVGADVRSKYRFDLKYIGFEGRVATNAAGQVTSSAGLASLLRDRNYVDFTFQTTF, encoded by the coding sequence ATGAAGAACGTTAATGGGGCGAACAGGCGCCGGAGTGGGACGGCCATCCGTCTGATGGCGCTTGCCGTGGCGGCTGCGCTTGGGTTCACGGGAGTCGCCCAGGCTGTCGAGATCGACACCGGCAACCCGGACATTTCGATTCGTTGGGACAATACCGTTCGTTACAACCTTGGCCATCGCGCGCACGACCAGAATGCGTCGATTCTCGCCAGCCCCAACTACGACGACGGTGATCGCAATTTCGGCAACAACTCGATTGTCACCAATCGCATCGACGTGCTGAGCGAGTTCGACTTCATCTACAAGAAGAACTACGGCTTTCGCCTCAGTGCGGATGGCTGGTACGACCAGGCCTATCAGTCGCTGGACAACACGCACGTCGCATCGTCCAACCACATCGTCAACGGTGCGCCCGCGCTCGGCCTGCCCAACTACACAAATCGGTATTTCCACGGCCCTTCCGGGCAAATGCTCGATGCGTTCGCGTTCGGTAACTTCGACGTTGACGGCATCAACGTCAACACCAAGGCTGGCCGCTACACGGTGTTCTGGGGCGAAGCCCTGCTGAATCCGATCAACTCGCTCAGTTACGGCCAGGCTTCGCTCGACATCGGCAAGCTGCTCACGGTGCCGGGCGTCACAGCCAAGGAATTGTTCCGTCCACGCCCGCAGGTGTCGGCGCAGGTCCAGGCAACACCCACGCTCTCGATCGAAGGACAGTACTACCTCGGCTGGGAACAGGTGTTCTACCCCGAGTCAGGTTCCTACATGGCTCCCAATGACGCCGTGCTGCAGGGTGGCCAGTCGCTCTACATCAATGCGGCCCAGCGCGTGCTGCGCGGCAATGACATCACGCCGAGTGATCACGGCGACTGGGGCCTGGCGATGCGCTGGTCACCGGAGGCGATCGACTCCACGCTCGGCCTGTACTATCGCGAGACGTCCGATATCCAGCCACAGGTGATCGTGGCACCTGCCGTAGCGCCCAACGTGCCCTCGGCCGCCTGTAAGGTTCTTGGCTTCAAGCCGATCACGCCGACGGTCTGCTATATCGACCCTTCCATGGCCGGCATTTCGCAGATCCTGAAAGGCAATATCGGTCAGTACATGGCCAGCTATGCCAGCGGCATCGATATCTACGGCGCCAGTTTCGCCAAGCAGATCCTGGGTGTCAGCGTGAGCGCGGAAGTGAACTACCGCCGCAACATGCCGCTGGTCAGCGTGCCGATTCAGCTGTTGCCGGCTGCACTGGCCAAGAAAGTTCCAGGGGCCATCACCACGCTGCCAGAGCAGGGTGAGACCGCCGGTGCCCGTGGCGATACCTGGCACGCCGTCACCGACTTCGCTGGCATCGTGCCAAAGACACCGCTGTTCGACACCGCCAACTACGTGGTCGAGTTCACCTACAACCGCTGGGACAAGGTGACGCAGAATCCTGCCGCGTTCCTTGGCGCTGCCACCTATACCGGCATCGACAAGCCGACCAAGGATTTCATTGGCACCCAGGTGAACTTCACGCCGACCTGGTTCCAGGTCTATCCAGGCGTCGACCTGCTGCTGCCGCTGACCTATTCGATGGGCCTGGTGGGCAATTCCGCGGTCACCTTCGGCGGCAACAAGGGCAACGGCAACTTCTCCATCGGCGTGGGCGCGGACGTCCGCTCCAAGTACCGCTTCGACCTGAAGTACATCGGTTTCGAAGGCCGGGTCGCCACCAACGCAGCTGGCCAGGTCACCTCCAGTGCCGGTCTCGCTTCGTTGCTGCGTGACCGCAACTATGTCGACTTCACGTTCCAGACCACGTTCTGA